A section of the Pseudorasbora parva isolate DD20220531a chromosome 2, ASM2467924v1, whole genome shotgun sequence genome encodes:
- the rab5c gene encoding ras-related protein Rab-5C gives MAGRGGPARTNGAAPVGNKICQFKLVLLGESAVGKSSLVLRFVKGQFHEYQESTIGAAFLTQTVCLDDTTVKFEIWDTAGQERYHSLAPMYYRGAQAAIVVYDITNTDTFTRAKNWVKELQRQASPNIVIALAGNKADLANKRAVDFQEAQAYADDNSLLFMETSAKTAMNVNEIFMAIAKKLPKNEPQGGAGSGGRARGGVDLQETAPQGRSGQCCGGGN, from the exons ATGGCGGGGCGAGGTGGACCAGCGCGGACCAACGGTGCCGCCCCCGTCGGGAACAAAATCTGCCAGTTTAAACTGGTCTTGCTGGGAGAGTCTGCCGTGGGCAAGTCCAGCCTGGTGCTCCGTTTCGTCAAAGGCCAGTTTCACGAGTACCAGGAGAGCACTATTGGAG cTGCTTTCCTTACACAGACAGTCTGCCTGGATGATACAACAGTAAAGTTTGAGATTTGGGACACGGCCGGACAGGAGCGATATCACAGCCTGGCCCCTATGTATTACAGAGGAGCCCAGGCGGCCATCGTCGTCTACGATATTACTAACACA GACACATTCACTAGAGCAAAGAACTGGGTGAAGGAGTTGCAGCGTCAGGCGAGTCCAAATATTGTCATTGCTCTGGCTGGCAACAAGGCAGACCTGGCCAACAAGAGAGCCGTCGACTTTCAG GAGGCGCAGGCGTACGCAGACGACAACAGCCTACTCTTCATGGAAACGTCTGCAAAGACCGCCATGAACGTGAACGAGATATTCATGGCTATTG CCAAGAAGCTTCCGAAGAATGAACCGCAGGGTGGGGCAGGGAGTGGCGGACGGGCCAGAGGAGGCGTCGACTTACAGGAGACAGCACCTCAGGGTAGAAGCGGCCAGTGCTGTGGAGGCGGCAACTAA
- the kat2a gene encoding histone acetyltransferase KAT2A — protein MADPAAQTSAQPRLQQAQSSGPAGSNPNTAAGSSDPARPGLSQQQWSSQKKAQVRSFPRAKKLEKLGVFSSCKANDACKCNGWKNPNPPTAARMELQQQAASLTEACRSCGHSLAEHVSHLENVSEEEINRLLGMVVDVENLFMSVHKEEDTDTKQVYFYLFKLLRKCILQMGKPVVEGSLGSPPFEKPNIEQGVLNFVQYKFSHLAPKERQTMYELSKMFLLCLNYWKLETPSQFRQRAQKEDTAAYKVDYTRWLCYCHVPQSNDSLPRYETCQVFGRSLLKSIFTVTRRQLLEKFRVEKDKLPPEKRTLILTHFPKFLSMLEEEIYGENSPIWEADFTMPASEGTQLGHQTVLSPVSVSGSPLSKGSSSSALGVTGLDIASSEPTTGEKRKLPEALTLEDAKRIRVMGDIPMELVNEVMKTITDPAAMLGPETSLLSANAARDETARLEERRGIIEFHVIGNSLSQKSNKKILMWLVGLQNVFSHQLPRMPKEYITRLVFDPKHKTLALIKDGRVIGGICFRMFPTQGFTEIVFCAVTSNEQVKGYGTHLMNHLKEYHIKHGILYFLTYADEYAIGYFKKQGFSKDIKVPKSRYLGYIKDYEGATLMECELNPRIPYTELSHIIKRQKEIIKKLIERKQNQIRKVYPGLTCFKEGVRQIPVESIPGIRETGWKPSAKEKSKELKDPDLLYNMLKNLLAQIKTHPDSWPFMEPVKKSEAPDYYEVIRFPIDLKTMTERLKNRYYVTKKLFIADLQRVITNCREYNPPDSEYCKCANTLEKFFYFKLKEAGLIEK, from the exons ATGGCGGACCCGGCGGCACAGACCTCCGCGCAGCCCCGGCTTCAGCAAGCTCAGTCCAGCGGCCCGGCAGGGTCCAACCCAAACACCGCAGCCGGGAGCAGTGACCCCGCCCGACCAGGCCTGAGTCAACAGCAATGGTCCAGCCAGAAGAAAGCCCAAGTCCGCTCGTTTCCGCGGGCAAAAAAGCTGGAGAAGCTCGGAGTGTTTTCCTCTTGCAAG GCGAATGATGCTTGCAAATGTAATGGATGGAAAAACCCCAATCCACCAACAGCTGCTCGAATGGAGCTCCAGCAGCAGGCAGCCAGTCTGACAGAGGCCTGCCGAAGCTGTGGACACTCTTTGG CGGAACATGTGTCTCACCTGGAGAATGTGTCTGAGGAGGAGATTAACCGGTTGTTGGGGATGGTGGTGGATGTGGAGAATCTCTTCATGTCTGTGCATAAAGAAGAAGACACTGACACCAAGCaagtctacttttatttgttcaAG TTGCTGAGGAAGTGTATTCTGCAGATGGGGAAGCCAGTGGTGGAAGGCTCTCTCGGTAGCCCTCCTTTTGAAAAACCCAACATAGAACAA GGGGTGTTGAACTTTGTTCAGTACAAGTTCAGTCATTTGGCGCCTAAGGAGAGGCAGACCATGTATGAGCTCAGTAAGATGTTTCTGCTCTGTCTGAACTACTGGAAGCTGGAGACTCCATCACAGTTCCGTCAGAGGGCTCAGAAAGAGGATACAGCCGCCTACAAAGTTGATTAtactag gtggCTGTGTTACTGTCACGTTCCTCAGAGCAATGACAGCTTGCCACGGTACGAGACCTGTCAGGTGTTTGGCCGCAGTCTGCTGAAGTCCATCTTCACCGTCACCCGCAGACAGTTACTAGAGAAGTTCAGAGTGGAAAAAGACAAGCTCCCACCAGAGAAACGCacactgatcctcacacactTCCCCAA GTTTCTTTCCATGTTGGAAGAAGAAATCTATGGAGAAAACTCCCCCATTTGGGAGGCAGACTTCACCATGCCAGCCTCAGAAGGGACACAACTGGGGCATCAAACAG TACTGAGTCCAGTCTCGGTGTCTGGTTCTCCTCTCAGTAAAGGCAGCAGCAGTTCTGCTCTGGGTGTTACAGGTTTGGACATCGCCTCCTCTGAACCAACAACCG GAGAGAAGCGAAAGCTTCCTGAGGCACTGACCCTCGAGGATGCCAAGCGGATCCGAGTGATGGGTGACATCCCAATGGAACTGGTCAATGAAGTCATGAAAACCATCACAGACCCTGCTGCAATGCTGGGGCCAGAG ACTAGTCTGTTGTCTGCAAACGCGGCTCGTGATGAGACTGCTCGtctggaggagaggagaggcATTATTGAGTTCCATGTGATTGgtaactctctctctcagaagTCCAATAAGAAGATTCTAATGTGGCTCGTGGGCCTGCAAAATGTTTTCTCCCATCAACTTCCCCGCATGCCCAAAGAGTACATCACACGTCTTGTGTTTGACCC GAAGCACAAGACTTTGGCTCTGATTAAAGATGGCCGTGTGATTGGAGGAATCTGCTTTAGGATGTTCCCCACTCAGGGATTCACAGAGATCGTCTTCTGTGCCGTCACCTCCAACGAGCAGGTCAAG GGTTACGGCACACACTTGATGAATCATCTTAAGGAGTACCACATCAAGCATGGCATACTGTACTTTCTTACTTATGCTGACGAATACGCCATTGGCTACTTCAAGAAACAG GGCTTCTCCAAAGACATCAAAGTGCCGAAGAGCCGCTACCTTGGTTACATCAAAGACTACGAGGGAGCCACGCTGATGGAGTGCGAGCTCAATCCCAGAATACCATACACTGAACTCTCACACATCATAAAGAGACAGAAAGAG ATAATCAAGAAACTGATCGAAAGGAAACAGAATCAGATCAGGAAAGTGTATCCCGGTCTCACCTGCTTTAAAGAGGGTGTGCGGCAGATTCCTGTGGAGAGTATACCAGGCATCA gAGAGACCGGTTGGAAACCTAGTGCCAAGGAGAAGAG TAAAGAGCTGAAAGATCCGGATCTGCTTTACAACATGCTAAAGAATCTACTCGCACAGATTAAA ACGCATCCAGACTCTTGGCCTTTCATGGAGCCAGTGAAAAAATCCGAAGCTCCTGACTATTATGAGGTCATCCGCTTCCCCATTG ACTTGAAAACCATGACAGAGCGTCTGAAGAACCGGTATTATGTGACTAAAAAGCTGTTTATCGCCGACCTGCAGCGAGTGATCACGAACTGCAGAGAGTACAACCCTCCAGACAGCGAGTACTGCAAGTGTGCCAACACACTGGAGAAGTTTTTCTACTTCAAACTGAAAGAGGCCGGGCTCATTGAAAAGTAA
- the dhx58 gene encoding probable ATP-dependent RNA helicase DHX58 yields MAATTELTLRSYQEEVVQTALKGENSIIWLPTGGGKTRAAVYVAKKHLETTPNAKVAVLVNKVHLVDQHFNNEFGPYLGKRYRIKPISGDSDDKDLFGCLVKDSDLIICTAQILENALTSTEEEKHVELTDFTLLIIDECHHTQKESVYNKIMSRYVEKKVRKEGNLPQVLGLTASPGTGGNKTLDKAVEHVLQICANLDSVIVSTKNYTPVLEEVVPKPIKQYDIVEKRARDPFGEHLKLMMSMIHEFLPSTVSRSLRDMGTQEYEADVVELEKTGVKQENRLIAQCALHLRQYNDALLINDTVRMVDAFNVLDEFYKSKNNKLLDGTDFFLQGLFDENRVELRHLALDASFENPKLAQLQCTLLEEFRNKKKSRGIIFSKTRRGTHCLYDWVESNPELQKVNISAGILTGTGTGANHMNQSVQKTTINNFRKGLINLLISTSVAEEGLDIPECNLVVRYGLLTNEIAQQQASGRARAANSVYSVVAEEGGRELRREYTNEYLQSLTSKAIDKVQIMSPREFRIKISELQLSAVLIRIQDERRKNERMQRYSPGQVQLQCRGCFIRVCSGEDIRKIENSHHVNINPEFERHYKTGGQLFLDRTFEDWEPGRVISCSNCDKDWGMEIKFKRAATLPCLKIKSFSLNTPEGKSTHKQWKDVPFQVAEFDFTDYMSSRFPDLDLDD; encoded by the exons ATGGCAGCAACG ACGGAGCTTACTCTTAGATCATACCAGGAGGAAGTGGTGCAGACAGCTCTTAAGGGGGAGAACAGCATCATCTGGCTGCCCACTGGTGGAGGAAAAACCCGTGCTGCAGTttatgtagctaagaaacaccTGGAGACCACACCCAATGCCAAAGTGGCAGTGCTCGTCAACAAG GTGCACTTGGTAGACCAGCACTTTAACAATGAGTTCGGCCCTTATCTTGGGAAGCGATACAGGATAAAGCCCATCAGTGGGGACAGCGATGACAAGGACTTATTTGGGTGTCTGGTGAAGGACTCAGACCTGATCATCTGCACAGCTCAGATCTTGGAGAACGCCCTGACCAGCACAGAGGAGGAAAAGCATGTGGAGCTCACAG actTCACCCTGCTAATCATAGACGAATGTCACCACACGCAAAAAGAGAGTGTATATAACAAAATTATGAGCCGCTATGTGGAGAAGAAAGTAAGAAAAGAAGGGAATCTGCCCCAGGTTTTGGGCCTCACAGCATCACCTGGTACAGGAGGAAATAAGACACTGGATAAAGCTGTGGAACATGTCTTACAG ATCTGTGCCAATCTGGATTCAGTAATTGTGTCCACCAAGAATTATACACCAGTGCTGGAGGAAGTCGTCCCTAAACCCATAAAGCAATATGACATTGTTGAAAAAAGAGCTCGG GATCCATTTGGAGAGCACTTGAAGTTAATGATGTCAATGATTCATGAGTTCCTGCCGTCAACAGTGAGCCGTAGCCTGCGGGACATGGGCACTCAGGAATATGAAGCTGATGTGGTGGAACTAGAGAAGACAG GTGTAAAGCAAGAGAACAGACTAATCGCTCAGTGTGCGCTTCATCTGCGGCAATACAACGATGCTCTTCTCATTAACGACACCGTGCGCATGGTGGACGCGTTTAATGTTCTAGACGAGTTTTACAAATCAAAGAACAACAAATTGCTGGATGGAACAGACTTCTTTCTCCAGGGACTTTTTGATG AGAACCGCGTGGAGCTAAGACACCTGGCATTGGATGCCAGCTTTGAAAACCCCAAACTGGCCCAGTTGCAATGCACACTGCTGGAAGagtttagaaataaaaaaaagtctcgCGGTATTATCTTCTCGAAGACGCGCAGGGGCACACATTGTCTGTATGACTGGGTGGAGTCTAACCCTGAGCTGCAGAAGGTCAATATCAGCGCTGGCATTCTCACTGGAACGGGTACTGGTGCAAACCACATGAACCAG AGTGTACAGAAGACGACCATAAATAACTTCAGAAAGGGATTAATCAACCTCCTCATCTCCACAAGTGTAGCCGAGGAAGGACTTGATATACCGGAATGTAATTTAGTTGTACGCTATGGGCTGTTGACCAATGAAATCGCTCAGCAGCAGGCCAGTGGTCGGGCTCGAGCTGCTAACAGCGTCTACTCAGTGGTAGCTGAAGAAGGTGGACGTGAACTACGCAGAGAATACACCAATGAGTATCTACAAAGTCTGACCTCAAAAGCCATTGACAAAGTACAGATAATGAGTCCCAGAGAGTTCAGAATCAAG ATATCTGAGCTCCAACTATCAGCTGTTCTGATTCGGATCCAAGACGAGAGGAGAAAGAATGAGAGGATGCAGCGCTACAGTCCGGGTCAGGTTCAGCTCCAATGTAGAGGATGTTTCATTCGTGTCTGCAGTGGAGAAGATATAAGAAAGATAGAGAATTCACACCATGTCAATATCAACCCCGAGTTTGA GAGGCATTATAAAACTGGGGGGCAGTTGTTTCTGGATAGAACCTTTGAAGATTGGGAGCCTGGACGGGTTATCAGTTGCAGTAACTGTGACAAG gactGGGGAATGGAGATTAAATTCAAGAGGGCGGCAACACTCCCCTGTTTGAAAATAAAGAGCTTCTCCTTGAATACTCCTGAAGGGAAATCCACTCACAAGCAGTGGAAGGATGTTCCGTTCCAGGTGGCAGAGTTTGACTTTACTGACTACATGAGCAGCCGTTTCCCTGACCTAGACTTAGACGACTGA